In the Natronoglycomyces albus genome, GACATGAGGGCAGCTCCTTAGGGCGTCACCGGCGACGCGCGAGCACTCCGAGGAGCTGCTCGGCGTCTTCAGGGGACAGTTGGCGGGCGGCGATGGCGCGGTCGGCGGTGCGACGGGCCAGCGCGAGGTAAGCCTCCACGGCGTCGGGCGCGGTCTTCTCCAACGCTTCCAGGTGGGAGGCAACGGTACCGGCGTCCCCGCGCACGACCGGGCCGGTCAGCGCGGCCTCGCCGTGACGAAGCGTGTTGTCCAACGCGGCCGACAACAGCGGGGCAATCAGGCGTTCGGGTTCGGTGATCCCCGCGTCACGCAACAGATCTAGCGATTCTGTCACCAGGGTCGACAGATGGTTCGCCCCGTGGGCCAGGGCGGCGTGATAGAGCGGGCGGTGCTCCTCGCTGACAAACTGGGGCTCGCCACTCATTTCGAGCACGAGCGCTTCGGCGATAACGCGCAGCTGTTCATCGCTGGTGCAGGCGAACGAGACGCCCGCCAAACGGTCCAGGTCCTCATCGCGGCCGGTGAACGTCATGGCCGGGTGCAGCGCCATCGTCAGGCAGCCGATGCGAGCGGCGGGGGCGAGAATGTCGATCCCGTGGGCTCCGCAGGTGTGGACGATGAGGGTGCCCGGTGCGAGACTGCCCGAGTCGACCAGTTCCTTGACCAGCGGTTCGATGGCGTCGTCAGGTACACAGATGAGCAACAACTGGGCGCATCGGGCCACTTCGCACACGTTCATTAGTTCCGCGCCGGGCAAGTATTTCTTAGCGCGGGCCCGAGATGCCTGCGAGTTGGCCGAAGTGGCGACGACGCGGTGACCGGCGCGGATGAGGCTCGCGCCGAGGATGGAGCCGACCCGTCCGGCGGAAATGACGCCAACGTTGAGCCGGCTGGCAGCGTTGAGCTCAGCATTGTCGTTCGCGGCATCGGCACGTCCTGAGGCCCGGTGGCCCTCGGCTTCGTTGCCGTGCGCAGTGTGCTCGGTGGGAGCCATAGCGTTGAGATCCAGTCCATAGTCGGTACCGGTCGTCCGGTCCTGGCACTACCTTGCAACAAATATGCCACGACCTCTATTCGTTTATTGTGCGTGGCGCTCACGACAGGGACGCGGTGGCCACTGAGAAGTGTTGCCTGTCACTCTAAGAGCATGAGCACTTTCGCCCGTTGGGCCACGGTTATGAGCGAATCCTTGTACGGGGAGGAGGGTTTTTATCGCCAATCCGACCCCATTGAGCATTTTCGCACCAGTGCCCACTATTGGGCGTTTGCACAGGCTGTCGCACGGATCATAGACAGGCTGACACCGCGGCTGGACGAAGTCACGGTAGTGGACGTGGGCGCGGGTCGCGGTGAACTACTAAACAGGCTGGCCTCTTTGGTGACGGCCGATATCCGCCTGATCGCCGTCGAAGTACGCCCCCGCCCCGGCGACCTGCCCCAACGCGTCGAATGGCGTACTGAGACCCCATCGAGGTTCTCTGGGCTGCTGTTGGCCTGCGAACTATTGGACAACATCCCCTTGGACGTGGCAGTACAGACCCCCCAAGGCTGGAGATACGAAGAAGTCGACCGCACTGGCGCGACCAGACCCGGCCCGAAACTGAGCCACACCGACCGAGCATGGATCGAAAAATGGTGGCCCGAACCGCACCCAGCAGACGCCGACGAACGCACCGAGCCAAACTTTCGGGCCGAGATCGGACGGCCCCGCGACCAGCTGTGGCGTGACATCACCGGCCGCCTCACCCACGGAGCAGCCATCGCGATCGACTACGGGCACACTCGCGGAATGCGACCCCAGCACCGCACCATCACCGGATATCGCCACGGACGACAAGTACCGCCCCAACTGGACGGCAGCACCGACATCACCGCGCACGTGTCGTTCGACTCGCTCAGCTGCCACCCCTCGGCAATGCTGCTCCCCCAGCGCGAAGCACTACTACGCTGCGGAATAACCGGCCAACGCCCACCCATCACCCAAGCTCACATCGACCCATTCGGATACGCGACCGCGTTGGGGCAAGCGTCCGAAGAAGCCGAACTGATCAACAACGACGGGCTCGGGGCGCACTGGTGGCTCGTCGAAGGGATAGACGTCCCGGCCGAAGAACTGCTACCAGTCCACGAAGAGAACTAGAAAATGCCGAGAAAACCAGCGATGATGAACAAAATCAGCACCACCAAAGCCGTCAGCGCGATATAGAGCATCGCGTTAGGAACCACCAAAATCAAAATCACCGAAATCAGCGCCGCGAGACCAACCGTGTAACCAGCCACCTTCCAGCGACGGTTGCGATCCACCCGGCCATCCTCATCCCGCGCCAACGGGAACCGAGGATCGGCGGCCAACTGATACGTCGGATCCTCGCCGTGACCGGGAGGCGCCAGACGCTGCAAATCAGCCACGAGGGCGTCCAGCTCGGCATACACCTTCGCCTCCATCGCCTTCTCGGCCCGGATGGCGTATTCGGTCACGTCCAGACGGCCCTCTTCCACCGCCACCCGCAGAG is a window encoding:
- a CDS encoding Rossmann-like and DUF2520 domain-containing protein gives rise to the protein MAPTEHTAHGNEAEGHRASGRADAANDNAELNAASRLNVGVISAGRVGSILGASLIRAGHRVVATSANSQASRARAKKYLPGAELMNVCEVARCAQLLLICVPDDAIEPLVKELVDSGSLAPGTLIVHTCGAHGIDILAPAARIGCLTMALHPAMTFTGRDEDLDRLAGVSFACTSDEQLRVIAEALVLEMSGEPQFVSEEHRPLYHAALAHGANHLSTLVTESLDLLRDAGITEPERLIAPLLSAALDNTLRHGEAALTGPVVRGDAGTVASHLEALEKTAPDAVEAYLALARRTADRAIAARQLSPEDAEQLLGVLARRR
- a CDS encoding SAM-dependent methyltransferase, translating into MSTFARWATVMSESLYGEEGFYRQSDPIEHFRTSAHYWAFAQAVARIIDRLTPRLDEVTVVDVGAGRGELLNRLASLVTADIRLIAVEVRPRPGDLPQRVEWRTETPSRFSGLLLACELLDNIPLDVAVQTPQGWRYEEVDRTGATRPGPKLSHTDRAWIEKWWPEPHPADADERTEPNFRAEIGRPRDQLWRDITGRLTHGAAIAIDYGHTRGMRPQHRTITGYRHGRQVPPQLDGSTDITAHVSFDSLSCHPSAMLLPQREALLRCGITGQRPPITQAHIDPFGYATALGQASEEAELINNDGLGAHWWLVEGIDVPAEELLPVHEEN
- a CDS encoding DUF1707 SHOCT-like domain-containing protein, whose amino-acid sequence is MDREQMRASEQDRQMVLDTLRVAVEEGRLDVTEYAIRAEKAMEAKVYAELDALVADLQRLAPPGHGEDPTYQLAADPRFPLARDEDGRVDRNRRWKVAGYTVGLAALISVILILVVPNAMLYIALTALVVLILFIIAGFLGIF